Part of the Engystomops pustulosus chromosome 4, aEngPut4.maternal, whole genome shotgun sequence genome is shown below.
gaTAGTAAAAAGTAAAGAAATGTAACACCTCAAAAGAGCAAATTTCATCTTTCTCCACTGTGCTGATATTTTCCTGCTCCCCACTACTTGTTTGACTAACATTTTATTACCAAAACATCTGATTTCTGTCTTTATCACCTGTCTTTAGAGGGGCAGGAGTGAGAAGAGAGACTGGCACATCTGCAGATAGAAGTGAACTTTGTATCTGATCCCAAGTGCTTTGTTCATAGAAATATAGGCTGATAAATGATTTTGGTCATTCTAAGTGAAATACTTATTTCTACAGGAGATTCTCTTCTATTTTCTGTGCAAAATGTAATGAAGGGATTATTACAGCCCTCTCCATTACAGATAGGAATAGTTATTCCACATGTACTAGTATACTATTGAGATAAGCAAAGTTTAGTGAAAATATAGGCACgttttaaataaaatacatactTGTTTTATGGTAATAAAACGATTAACTTAGAATATGGTATAGATTTCTACAACAATTAATTTATTTCTGTCGCCTTATGTCGATGAGTTTTCTGATGTGAAATAAGGTTTGAGTTCTGGTTGAAATTCCGCCCACATATGGGACAAGTAAATGGTTTCTCGCCCGTGTGAGTTATCTGATGTCTGACAAGATTTGAGCTGTTAGAGAAGCTTTTCCCACATTCGGAGCAgataaatggcttctctcctgtgtgaatgctCTGGTGTCTGACCAGACTGGAGTTCTTTGTGAAACATTGTCCGCACTCTGAACATATATAAGACTCCCCTCCAGTATGAATCTTCTGGTGTTCAGCAAGACTTGAACTTCTGGAGaaacctttcccacattcagaacatataAATGACTTCTCGCCTGTATGTATTTTCTGGTGCTCCACTAAGTTTGAGCTTCTGGCAAAGCTTTTTCCACAGGTTGTACAGGTGAAAGGTTTTtcacctgtgtgagttctctgatggtcaATGAGATTGGAGTTCTTAGTGAAGCTTTTTCCACAATCTGTACAGACAAAAGGTTTTTCTCCTCTGTGAATTCTTTGATGGTCAACAAGCGTTGAGTTGCTGGTAAAGCGTTTCCCACAATCATGACAGGAATACGGTTTTTCACCAGTGTGAACTCGACGATGTGTTACAAGGTGTGacttttttgtaaagtttttgcCGCAAAGGCCACATACGTACGGCTTTTCTTGTGTAGGATTTATACACAATTCTGATTGTCCAATTTCACCATCTTCAGAGAAGCTTCCCATGTCATCTTCCTTTAAAAACTCATTTGTTACGTCTGCTATCTGATGCTCATGAGACAAAGACAAACCATTGATGCTTAAATTATTGAATGAGTCATTCTCCGAGGTTAATATTAGGTCTACAGATTTCTGCACTGTCAAGTCGATTTGCTTTTCATCACTGGTGAGAGATGGCTCATAAGAGATCTCCTcttttttaaaagtattaaaaggaacatttttttctttccgAGGGGGAAATTCTGTACACAAAAGCCTTACAGGCTTACTCTTCCTCTTGCTTACTTTAGCCTGCATTGACAGATTTGCATTAAGATCAGTTCTGATAGATGTGCCATCTTCTTTAGTAAAGTCTCCACTTGTGGATTCCATCGACTGTTTATCAAGACAATTTTTTAAGCTTGATTTATCatctgtataaaataataaacacatcatTTAAAACCAAAACTAATTGTGGAAACAACAGCAACTagcattttacttttatttattcagTGAATATAGACACAGGAATCACAgagtgcattcacatgtggcattttaaaGGCGTCAGAacatatgcatttttaaatgctacACTGCGTTGGGCTACGTTGCTGTAAGTGTAGAAACACACACTGGGTCCAGCTTCAAATAACAGTTCATAAAACGTAGAAAATTTATTTCATCTCTTTAAAAATTCACAAGAGGCAGTGAACAAGTTAGGTGCATAGACAAAAATGAGATTATTGCCTACGCGTTTTGGAGAATTCCTTAATTATTGCTTATTCCTCTTGCTTACACGGTGCCATGAAAAAGGAATTCTCCAAAACGCGTGGCAATAACCTTGTGTGTCTATGCGCCTAACATGTTCACTGCCTCCTATgaatttttaaatacattttctacGCTCTATGGATTTTCTGTTTGTTTGAAGCTGAATCCAGCGTGTGTTTCTATGTTGTGGACTTGGAACAAagttgtctgtgctccaacatgcCACACATTACAGCATAGCCTCCATGTGAGCTGACTCTCCCTCTCTAttgtaagcagctgtgtaaacATTTTCACATCTACTTACACTTGCAGCAAAGAAGAAAAACGCATTCAGAGTAGCCAAACGCATTGTAACATTCAAAACTGCATGTGCTTCAAAGTatccaaaacgccacatgtgaatgcaccctgacaGTCAGACTAAATTGGTTTAGAGATAGCTATACGCAGATTAAATTTTCTCACCTGTTGTCCATTGGCTTTTATCATTCACCACTAACACATCTTTAAAAAACTCTCTATAACCTTTCAGATACTCTTCCATGGTAGAATATACTTCAATATCCTCAGGTTTTATAGGCATCTAattcagagaaaaaaaaagttatgcgatTAAGCAAATCAGTCTGTCTACAGGCAAACAATCATTTAGaataaaattctattttttgTTGTCTAAACATTAATGGAATCATTGActaccctaggacagtgatgccAAATCTTTTAGAGAGAGATTGAGACTGACGAAACTACAACAAAAGCCCACTTATTTAAGTGCTAACACTGCCACAACTTTGAATTATATCGGCCTCTTGAGGACAGCAGTACATTTGacagaagaagggcaaattcggactatcattgtagcttcggtCCACTTGTACAGCAAGAAACGTGGGACCAGCAGTAGCTCCAAAGATAATCTGGTCCTTTCCACACACTCTTTCCCTTCCTACAGTCTCAAGCAGACTAGAATGTGTCACTTTAAAACGGCACTTAACCCATCGTATAGCTTCCTATATGATAGGCAGACCTTGATCACCTGTGTACATCATTTAAAGAAAAATCAGAAGAATCACTACTTAGCATTTGCCGCCATCTACCGCTCATTTCTGTTATTGCAGCTGTTGTGACTTGAGCGAAAGGGTGAACGATACTAATTTTGACATAAGGTTATCTACTGTGTTTATCCTTCTCTGCTATGAGGTCAGCTATTGCTTGAAAGGCTGGAATTCCCCTCAGATTTGGAGATTATAAATATTCCCTCTTGCTAGTTTTTCAGATCAGTCTAGTAGAGTCTGCCACAGGAAGATTGCAGGAAGATTCTCTGAACTCTGTGCTAAGTTGATTGCTAAGGCGTCcataaaaagggctctgagtgccacctctgtcacCCATGCCATAaggtcgccaccactgccctaagactACTTTCAAAATCTGTGAATTGTTACAGATTCACAAAAGTAGGAGACATTACTGACTGATTTATTTAAAGGATTTATCGACTTATACATTTGTGCCTGGTAATAAAATATAGCAAACATGACTTTTCTAATTATTATCATATTCACATGAACAGAATGACAACAGTGACAAAGGCCCAAGTAGCTTTTGCAGTCTTAAACTTATATTTCTAGATTGTTAAATAATGGAACCTGCCCTTTATGATAAATCAACCCAAACCCTGTaagggtatacaggcagtccccgggttacatagaagatagggtctggaggtttgttcttaacttgaatttgtatgtaagtcggaaatgtatattttatcattgtaatcccagccagaacttttttggtctctgtgacaattggattttaaaaatgttgggttgtcataagaatcaagattaacactaaagcttcattacagacacctgtgataactgttatagctgtttattgtagcctaggactaacgtacaataaattaccaatatccagaggtccgtttgtaactaggggtcgtaagtaagtcgagtgttcttaagtaggggaccgcctgtattcacacAGTGGATTTAGACTTGGAATCATTAATGTTGAAATCAAACTTTACTCTCATTGTTTTTTGTGTGGTGTGACTTGATGTAAGCAAGATTCCCTGCAGAAATGGCCACTGATTAAAtgagtaataataattctttatataccaAAATGTTTTCCAATGCAGATTTTGTTGAAATAACACTCAAAGATCTGTAAAAACAGTTCAATAAACCCACGGTTCAAGGAACATAAGACACCTACCTGCTCAGTGAGAATTTTAATAATTTTAGTGGCATGTAGCAAGACCTTCTTTGCTTTGTTTTTATCACATATCACAGAGCTGGGGTCTTCTTTAGACATTTCAGATGCAATATTGCTGTCTTCTGTGGCATCATTATAGTTTTTTACAACAATATAATCCTAAACAAAGGAAATCAACAAATAATTTAATGGTgtgaaatgataaaaaaaaaaaaatcaaacattatGAAGCAATTAATGGTCCTTTTTCTGGTCtggtctttttttttgtttgcctctatttattctttatttttatttcatacaCCATGTGTCCCCCTTTCTTTCATAGgggatttttttgttatttctgccGATTTACTATATAGGACTGATATGTTAGTTACAGCTAAATGGTGAATACAGTCCTCTGAGGCACATTGCCCAGTTGATCTGTATAGCACCCATAGATCCACAGGCTGGGAGAAGAAAGTGTCATAACTGCTTCCTTATCTGTGTATTGAGTGGTAATAAACAATTTCTTCCTTCTCTGACAAGAGTTATGCTTTGCTTGATGACTTGATAACATTTGAAATGCGTTTGAGCCAGCTAGCAGGTAGTCAAGTATTTTTGTTACAGTATAACAGTTTTAAGGTGGTTCTCCCACAAAGCGAGTTAGGCCTTATCCTAAGGAAtggggccttacttgctgatcgtagggggggggggggggggtttacaatGATGGGACCACCATGGATCAAGAGAACAGGGGTCCGATATACCCCTGTCGCGCATGTTCCCCCATTCATCTCAATAgggctgacagagattgccgaggGCCGTTCTCTACATTCTCTgtgagctccatagagataaacagGGCAGCCTGCACATGTGCAACCAGCTGATATGGTCATCTCAAGGTGCAACGGGGTACATTGGATACCCGTTCTTGTGATTCTTGAGGTCCTGTCCCTGAGacccccccaccaatcagcatgcTTGGCCCTATACTGTGGATGGGTCCTAACTTGCTTAGTTGGAAAAACCCTTTACTGATTTCACAATAAAAGGAGCTAGAGGCACAACTTCTGCTCATATATAAATGTAGCTTCTGCCCCTTTTGCAGCCTTTTCTTGCATGATGTCTTAGAAGTACATACCTTATTTCCCTATCTGCTCACCTCTCCTATCAGTAGGTAGATAAGTTCCAGAGTATGATTTGAGATCTTTCCAATCACCTGACTTTTATCTTTGGTCAGCTTATTCACTAGGTTTGCCAAGTTAGTTAAATGTTCTGATATTTGAAGATTATCCTCATGAGAGTTGCTGCCTATGGaaagcaacagaaaaaaaacaaatatatagaaTAAGGACAAAGTTTTAATATACAGCAGTTACATCTcaaattgtaaatgtttaatcagGGGCTGTGCCTAGAAGCAGTCACTGTGTGCTCAATTGTTTTCACTGAACCATACTGAACCATAAACAgattcatagagatgaatggagctgaatGGTCTTGCACGGCAATCTTCTCCACTCATGGTGTGACagctcgttctcgtgatctgtgggggcttcatcactgagacccccaccgatcagcaagttaggccctatcctgtggatagggcctaactttcttggtgggaaaacccctttaacttatagCAGTTGGATACATTTATTTCAATGAGCTCATGCACATCTGGTTTCCATGACTCCAAGACAACTGAGCTGCACAACTAAAAGCAAATCATATCCCTGTCTTTACTGTGGTCATTAGTGTGAGCAGACTTCACACACCAGGTATAGACGGCAGCAAAGAACAGACCACTGATCTGTTGGCTGTTGGCACACCTGCTCGGACTCAACCTGAATATCTGCCTTCCTTCTGATCTCCCCATCCCTGCATTAACAGCCCTCTTCTCCTGGGCAAACTGGTGAACCGCAGGATTCAGTATTCAGAAATGGACCTAAACTGAGATTTTTAGCTTTAATAGAATTCATCCAGCCTAATAACATAATAATACCATTAACTTACCCCCACAACTGCCTCCAAAGAGACCAGACATTCCAGATAACTATTAAAGAAAGATAAAATAATTGCAGTGTTAAAAaagtacacaaaaaaacacacaaaataaagattattacaagTCATAAAGAAGTAAGGAAATATTCACACTTTATTTTTCATTCAGAATAGTACATATTTAATTTTAGAGTACCATAATGGAAACTCATACTATGTTTACACATATATAAGCCCAGTGCAATGAGCTTATTCATGTAAAAATCCATGCACACATGCTTTTTCATCAAGATTATGAAGTCAGTTGAGTACACTATGTTTCTCTGCTATTTCTTTAAATTTACCATATAttttcgagtataagcctaattttcagcacaaaattgtgATGGAAAAccccaactcggcttatattcaagtctatgaaaataaaaagtactcacctttccgatgcccctgcaggccctcttctgtcttcagctccaccTTTGGCTCCCCGTGCGGTTCCGTCGCACACACCTcaagtcagccgcttgccgacaccATAGTGTGTGCCGCCATCATTGGTGTAGAATGGGTGATATATCTCCCTATGTATTTTTCTACTCTCCTCCATCAGAACACATCATGTGAGCCAGAAGTGTATGTCGGGAAATATTGCGGTaacctattatatatatatatatattatatagtagctGTAGCTCcggcgttgcccaggatagtaaataactgctcttagctacaacaaaataaaatgtctcagactgtctctttcagtgactgttgccaccagtctcatttcagtgactttctctgtcactttgtctatgtggGGGATTTATCTTAAGTGTTTGAGAGCAGAATTGCTCTAGTTGTCAAGAGGTCACAGAGGTCAAGTTTccctttttgcacagctgtttataaaattacagctgacctctcattggtttccatgggcaactgcaaCAGTATCACCTCAGtcaatctccccctatctctgtatccctatccatcttgccTCACACATATGTTGTCTTCTTCTCatttcctatagtaaccaatcacagctcagagcccatattaatgacctgtggcagaacagcaaccaatcagggctcagctttcaactgccacagcagcagcagacaattgctcctgtatatggtgggtaataggtggattttggaaagcgccgGGTGAAAAATTCGGCTCAAAACGTGCTCTATGACGTTCCccgagtcacagagagtggctgtgcaaagtttggtgattgtaaatgcgacagtgcagattccttaagctgacatacatacacacacacatttacattcagctttatatattagatatattatacacacacaattaCATACTGGAGATCATAACTAAAGtaaaacacacaatttcctaaacgTCAAGGTTATTGTGTAGATCTATGTGAATGTTTCCTAACATGTGTAAAACAGATCATAAATTGTATgccgtttatactcgagtataagcagagttttcagcacaaaaaatgtgctgaaaaaaacctcacttcggcttatactagagtcaagaaaaaaaaaaagtgtactcaccttccaacaccccccctggcaggtcctcttttatacagcgatgctccggcatcggctccgtgtccccccGGTGACCATCGCCGGGAACATGATGTAAGCCTTCCggtgacattctactatgtgctcTGGCAtcgacacacactatgatgtccgcAAGCggatgacgtcatggtgcctgtgacAGACAGCTCGGGGACGCGGTGGTTATATGGTGGTCTCTGACTTGTGTTgctgtatatggttataacttttgaacacttatcaAAGTGATAGGAGATTGATTTtatgtcctgtcagactaatctgaccagcatctatgaggaggtaagttccagactgaacctagaggaggctgtggatgttgtatagctGCATTTGAaacagtgctgcataaaaggttggtatataaaattagTCTGCTTGGACTAGGAGGAATCTttatttgggtaagcaattggcttagtgatagaaaacagagggtcaggGGCAGTAtctgggccacttctttttaatatttttattaatgaccttgtagtgggtttacacagtttcAATATTTGTAGATGATACTACAGTACTTTGTGTAATTCTGTAAAACACTATTCTATAGGCATGGTGTGCCTTGGTGTACACCTTCAACTGTCGATCATTGTAGATTATGTTATTTCtgtaaaaatcaagtgatcagaaattgttctctaattttgatctccggtGTGTACATATGTGGATAGTAACTTTTGTAAATAAAGCAACACACTTACCTCTTCCTTAACTACTTGGATTATTTTGTTCGCTAAATTAAGCATATTCTTCATCATCTGGTGGTCAAGGATTATCTGTGGTATTACCACACTAGAAGAAGACCTTTCCGATGCAGGAGGGTTTTTGTCAGCCGCTGATTCTCCATGCTTCTTCACAATTGTATAATTCTAAAGAAAGAAAAACAGGCAAGTTCTACTGATAAAACCTGTCTGTATGTATCCAGCGTTCTTCTGGACTGAAGACATAGGTACTTGTAGAATAAACCAATGATCACACGTCCCGTGTTGTTAGGAATGAACAGCTTAGAGACTCACCTCCCCGGTCAGTAGACAGATAATTTCCAGGCTATGTGTTAAGAGCTCACCATTCACTTGTACCAGGTCCCTGTTCATCTCACCTTCAAGCAATTTGTTGGCCTGTTAAAGTAAACACCAAAAAGAAATTAAGATACTTAAATGCTCCTGAGTTATAGCACTGAACTAGATGGATGGAGATAATTTTATATCAGCTTAAGAATAAACCAAACAACCCTTTAATATCAGAAAGGTAAGGGTCTGACGCCATTCAACTCCACTGAACTTCTGTTCACAACAGCCATCAGCACTGGGTCTCACACAGAGAGCAAAACTGGAAGCATTTTTTTCCTGAAGTGGCCATACCAGGTTACTACAGCTTAGTTTAATTCcattttaatataaaatgcaGTAATTTGGAACTGTTATATTTCCAATATTCTATTGCCTTAAGGCCCTTTACTAATGAAACTTCAACCTTCTACATAATATGGTGTGTCTGAATTCTTACTCAAGAACCTTAAATGATTAAAAGTAAAGAGAACTCAAGTAGAGAAGCCAAGTAGAGTACCATAAGAATGACTAAAGAAAAGAACAGGCACTGACACATAGGTGACTCAGAGACACCTTTATACAAAATCACTGAAAGTGCCCCTTCTTGTGAATAGGGAATAAGCCTCGTTACTTAATAGCTATTTTAATGCCATTAAAATAGTTATTCCGTACCTATTGAATAAAAGATAACTATTCTGACAGGAGACATTGTCACCCATGCTCATGATAAACTGGGGTACTAGCAGTCTGACTGGTACTCACCAATTTAAGAATAGTGGATGATTTGGACCAATCGATTTATGTCTGCACCACCCTAATATCCTACATTCCAGCCCAAGTGATCTAACACTTCATATGTGGCTGCTGTTCCCTTATGGTAGGTTTATGTTTTAGTGACTTGATGTTTTCTAGACAGTTATGTCGGAAGAGTGAATTCGGGCTCTTATGTGTTTACTCTGCTAGGAATAAATAGTTTCCAGTGTGAGAACAGTGCCTGGGTGCCAGGTCTGCAGTACTACCACAGCACCTGCCTGAGGGAGGGTGGGGGCTATCATGACAGTGACCACACTCCTCTCTGTGTGAGACATGACTTGTGACTACTGTACACTGATTTTATTCCTCGGGGACACGTGACATTATCCGTGAATAGGAGACAATAAACGTCAGCTCAATGCTCTGAGGTGACTCGTTAGAAGAGCGCAGTGCAGCACCGGTCACTCCTCACGTACCTGGCTGCAGACCGTCGGTGAGCGCAGGGGCAGGTGACCGGATGTAGGTGCAAGCCTCTCACTGGAGGAACGAACACATTTCACCCTGTAAGTGCagcctggcaggaagtgatggcGAAAAACAAAGGATACAAGATACGGACTGCTCggctacaggacctgtgatgaggtCATGGCCACGTGATGAGTCACGTGCGTCAAGAAAGCAGACCAGATCCTAGTGAGGCAGAGGACCTTGGATGATGTCACGATGACGTCATCTGACAAATGTCAGGCTACAAACTACCGGGCTGAAGGCGCTTTGGCGTTATCATGTGATCAGAAGTGTGGGAGGAGTCACGCTCAGAGTCCGGCTATGTTATTGCTATTTTTAGGTCGATAATTGGTGCTTATGTTACCATGTGGGAGGAGCTTATAGTGTGTATGTAATAAGCTGTACCAAAGTGCAGTTACTATAGTTAGACTACCTGCTGGTggtgggaattacggctcttcttagtgatctggctcattacgctccgctcactaagaagagccagttCTTTCGGGTCCTGAACTGCTCCTTATTAAatgtataatacaggcggtcccctacttaaggacacccgacttgcagacaacccatagttacagacggacccctctgccccatgtgacctctggtgaagctctctggatgctttactatagtcccagactgcaatgatcagctgtaaggtgtctgtaatgaagctttattgataattcttggtccaattacaccaaacattttgaaactccaattgtcactggggcaaaagaaaaaaattgtctagaacttccattataaaatatacagtttcgacttacatacaaattcaacttaagaacaaacctccagaccctatcttgtatgtaacccggggactgcctgtaaggaGCCTCAGGCCAACTCCACACCActtcacttttaacccaattctATTGGGTGAAAGGTGGcgtggtgagccgtttaggggcAGGGTTTAGGGAGCCATTGACTCACTAAGGAGAGCTGGCTTACGTCGTTCACGCAAATGACCCGGCTCTTTGTGCCACTACTCGAAAAGCCAAAAGAGCAAAGGTACATTATGGTGG
Proteins encoded:
- the LOC140127103 gene encoding uncharacterized protein isoform X1 → MNRDLVQVNGELLTHSLEIICLLTGENYTIVKKHGESAADKNPPASERSSSSVVIPQIILDHQMMKNMLNLANKIIQVVKEELSGMSGLFGGSCGGSNSHEDNLQISEHLTNLANLVNKLTKDKSQVIGKISNHTLELIYLLIGEDYIVVKNYNDATEDSNIASEMSKEDPSSVICDKNKAKKVLLHATKIIKILTEQMPIKPEDIEVYSTMEEYLKGYREFFKDVLVVNDKSQWTTDDKSSLKNCLDKQSMESTSGDFTKEDGTSIRTDLNANLSMQAKVSKRKSKPVRLLCTEFPPRKEKNVPFNTFKKEEISYEPSLTSDEKQIDLTVQKSVDLILTSENDSFNNLSINGLSLSHEHQIADVTNEFLKEDDMGSFSEDGEIGQSELCINPTQEKPYVCGLCGKNFTKKSHLVTHRRVHTGEKPYSCHDCGKRFTSNSTLVDHQRIHRGEKPFVCTDCGKSFTKNSNLIDHQRTHTGEKPFTCTTCGKSFARSSNLVEHQKIHTGEKSFICSECGKGFSRSSSLAEHQKIHTGGESYICSECGQCFTKNSSLVRHQSIHTGEKPFICSECGKSFSNSSNLVRHQITHTGEKPFTCPICGRNFNQNSNLISHQKTHRHKATEIN
- the LOC140127103 gene encoding uncharacterized protein isoform X2, whose translation is MNRDLVQVNGELLTHSLEIICLLTGENYTIVKKHGESAADKNPPASERSSSSVVIPQIILDHQMMKNMLNLANKIIQVVKEELSGMSGLFGGSCGGSNSHEDNLQISEHLTNLANLVNKLTKDKSQDYIVVKNYNDATEDSNIASEMSKEDPSSVICDKNKAKKVLLHATKIIKILTEQMPIKPEDIEVYSTMEEYLKGYREFFKDVLVVNDKSQWTTDDKSSLKNCLDKQSMESTSGDFTKEDGTSIRTDLNANLSMQAKVSKRKSKPVRLLCTEFPPRKEKNVPFNTFKKEEISYEPSLTSDEKQIDLTVQKSVDLILTSENDSFNNLSINGLSLSHEHQIADVTNEFLKEDDMGSFSEDGEIGQSELCINPTQEKPYVCGLCGKNFTKKSHLVTHRRVHTGEKPYSCHDCGKRFTSNSTLVDHQRIHRGEKPFVCTDCGKSFTKNSNLIDHQRTHTGEKPFTCTTCGKSFARSSNLVEHQKIHTGEKSFICSECGKGFSRSSSLAEHQKIHTGGESYICSECGQCFTKNSSLVRHQSIHTGEKPFICSECGKSFSNSSNLVRHQITHTGEKPFTCPICGRNFNQNSNLISHQKTHRHKATEIN